The Acidobacteriota bacterium genome contains the following window.
CGGGTCAAAATCCGGCGGTCGCTGCACCCACGTCTGAACTTTCTTGCCGTCAAAGCTCGTGTACCAGATCTCTTCGGGTTCGGTCATGTTGAGCTTGGAGAAAAGCTTTTCGTTGATCCGAGTGAGCTGCTTCGGCTGGCCGCCTTTTTCCGATAAATAAAGGTCGCCGATCTTGGTTGGTGTAGAAACAGCGTAAACCATTTTCGAGCCGTCCGTCGTCAAGCGAAAACCGGAAACGGCTTGTTTACCAGTCGTGATATCGGCCAATTTTCCGTCGGATGCGTCGAAACGTCCTATATTAGCGGATCCCTCTTTGCCGTAGGTGCTCAAAATCGATCGACCGTCAGGTGACCACGCGATCCCGCCGCCACCGCCGCCTCGGGGCGGTGCCTGGTCGCCGCCGACTCCGCCGGCAACATCATAATCAAAGGCAGTGGTCAGATTTATGGGCTGGGCATTCTTCGCGACATCCATAACCCATAGGTCAGGCTGAGTGTAGGATTTTACCGGCTTCGACGGAGCGGATGCGACGAACGCGAATTTCTTGCCGTCCGGGCTCAAGGTCAGGCCGCCTACGCCCATATCAAGTTTTGTCAGCAGCGTCGGTTCACCGCCGGACAGGGCGACGGAATAGACCTGCGTGCCCGGGTCTTCGTAATATGGCTCGGCGACGCGGTTGGTGGTGAAGTAGATCGACGAACTGTCCTTTGACCAGACAAAGCCGCCTTCGCTGTAGGGCCCGCTGGTGAGCTGCTTAGGCGTTGGTTTTTCTTCCGGGCTGCGTGGTGCGGCGATGACCCAAAGGTGATTTGGGTGCGTCGGGTCGGTGTAACCGCCGCCGTCGGATCGGTAAACGGCACGCGTGATGACACGAACGTCGCTCTCACGTTCGGCAGGTACCGCGGGCTTGCCTTGTTTGGCGAGATCTTCGGCGTTCGCACTGTTTCCGAAGGCGATCCACTTGCCGTCGGGCGACCAAATTGGCCCGCCCGCTCCGCGAATGACGGATGTGTATGCCCACGAATCGCCGCCGGCCATCGACAGCATATAAAGCTGAGGAGCACCGCCCGCCTCTGCTCCCCGGACAAACGTTAACAACTTGCCATCCGGCGACCAACGCGGGGACGAATCGCGGATCCCACTCGTCAGCCGACGCGGTTCTTCTGTTCCGCTGGTTGAAACGGTCCAGATCGACGTGTCGTAGTTGGTCTTTGCCGCGTTAACGTTGACCTTAACGAATGCTACGCTCGACCCATCAGGTGATATTTGAGCATCGGCGATCCAGTTAAAATCAAACAGATCTTTTTCTGTGATGATCCGCTTCTGAGCCGAAGCTGCGACGGTGAAGATAAGAACACAAACCGATAGACGAACCAATATTTTTCGCATATACGCTCCTTAAGTTATTCGGATCGAGATGTGGGTGGTACGTCTATCTCGTTAGTTTTGTTTAATTCGGCTTCGCGAGTGAGCCTTTAAGTTCGCTCAGAAGCTCGGCCGGTGTCCATTCGTTCCCGGGAATTATCTTTACGACCTTACCGTCGGGCGAGATGACCGCGGTTCGCAGGCTGTGGTTGATCTGCGTTTTGTCGTTGGCGTCAACTTCATATCTCAGGCCAAAGAAGTCGGCGATCTTTCGCACCTCAGCATCTGCCCCTACGGCCAACTGCCACACAGTGAAATCGGGCTTCGCACCTTTGCCCAAGTAGCCTATCCCATAAGATCTGAGCTTCTCCGGCGAGTCGTTTTCCGGATCGAACGAGATGCTGAGCAGCCTGATCTTGTCCTTAAATTCTGGATCAGTATTTAGCTGCAAGGCCAGATCGCTGAATGCCGTGGACATCTTGATGCAGTAATCCGGCAGCGGACAGCGTGAATAAATGAATGTGATCGCCAGAGCCTTGCCGCGATAATCTTTCAACGAAAATTTTTTTCCGTCCTGATTTGTGAGTGTAAATTCTGGAACCTCTTTCTCGACCTGTGCAAAGTTCTCATTGATTTCGGGAACCGGTTGGCCGGGCTTTGCGGCAGCAATGATCCCGATGTTCTCGATCCAGTACGGTTCTTTTGCCGCATTATCAACGACGAGATCGCCTTTTATTTCAGCTCCGGGCGTGAGCTCATCCCATGCCCAATCGGCATGGATCGGGAAGTCCATGGTCATCGGTTCCATATAGCCCTCGACACGTTCATGATCGATCTTGGCTTTTTTGGCGGCCTTATCGACCGATACTACTTTTCCTTTGATCGGATAGCGTTTGGCCGAGGCACTAGCCGGGCCGGGACCGCTCGTGCCTGAGCACCCTGAAAACACAAAAGCAACGAAAATCGCAATGATAAAAGCACGCATTATCTTTAAGAATATATCGACCGCTCATATAAATCGAGCACGGCCTAAATTTAACGCCCGGTCGGCCGAAGCTGTTCGTCGTAGAGAAATCTATACATCCGATAGCTCGCCATTACGCGCTGAACGTAATCTTTCGACTGAGAATAGACAACTTCGGGAACGTACCGCTCCGGAATATTCGATCGCGAACGGTTGAGCCAACGGGTCATATTGTCTTCGCCTCCGTTGCAGCTCGCAACCACCGCGTCGGCTTGGCCGGGAAATGTTCTAAAGAGCGTTGAAAGATACTGCGAGCCAAACAAGATGGCCGTCGGCGGTGAATAGAGTTCGTCCTGTTGAAAATTGCCGCGGTTCAATTCGGCTGCGACCCGATTGGACGTGGTCGAAATGAACTGCATCAACCCGCGGGCCGCAGCGTTCGATTTTGCATCGGGCCGAAATCGCGATTCCTGACGCATTATCGCGAGCAGCAAACGCGGATCGACGCCGCGTTCGGGGGCGAATTTTAGCAGTTCTTCCTTGAATGGCACCGGATACAGCATCTCGATCTGGCGGCGCGGCATTAGCTCGATCGGGAAATCGGCAGGAACTGAACGCCAGATCGGCTCGACGAACTCCATCACGCGATCAGCCCGGTCGCCGCGTTCGAATGCCACCAGATCTGCAAGCAACTTTTCTAACGGCAATTTTGCACGATCGGTTGCTGCCGCCTCGATCTCAAAAACAGCCTCGTCATAAAGCCCGAGAGCTATGAACTTATCAGCTAAAGATCTTCCCTTAACGGCTTTCGGTTCGGTCCGATCGAGCCCTTTGGGCAATGGCGGTTCCGTGGATCTTAAGACAGAAACGGCTCGTTCGCGGATATCCGCATTGTCCGAAAGCCGCAATATAGCAATGGCATTTTTTCTCTTCGCCTCGGCATCACCGCTGGCCAACGCGGCGGAAGCTCTGCCGATGGCTTGCGAAAAAAACGGTTTTGCCGTTTCATTCGCCGCCATAGCTTTTAGGCGTTCCGTCGCCCGCCAGCCGTAATATTCTCCCCGTCCGTCATTGATCGAGAGGTATGTTTCGATCGCCTCCGGGAATTTATTCAGCTTTTCGAGAGCAAAACCATTTAGAAACGTGACCTCGCTGACGCTCGTTCCGCCCGGAACGGTTGCACCGCCGAGGTCGTTGAACGACTTAAGTTTTTCAAGCGTATCGACCGCGTTCTGCCATTCTTCGCGGGCAAAATAAATGCGGGCTTCGGTAAACAGGGCGATCGCCTCGGGCGGTTTCCCTTTGAAAACATCGCGTATCTTCTCACAGGCTCTGATCGCGTCGGTGTCTTCGCCCTGGTCTCGGAGAATATCGACGATATTGAGGTACGCCCGG
Protein-coding sequences here:
- a CDS encoding S9 family peptidase: MRKILVRLSVCVLIFTVAASAQKRIITEKDLFDFNWIADAQISPDGSSVAFVKVNVNAAKTNYDTSIWTVSTSGTEEPRRLTSGIRDSSPRWSPDGKLLTFVRGAEAGGAPQLYMLSMAGGDSWAYTSVIRGAGGPIWSPDGKWIAFGNSANAEDLAKQGKPAVPAERESDVRVITRAVYRSDGGGYTDPTHPNHLWVIAAPRSPEEKPTPKQLTSGPYSEGGFVWSKDSSSIYFTTNRVAEPYYEDPGTQVYSVALSGGEPTLLTKLDMGVGGLTLSPDGKKFAFVASAPSKPVKSYTQPDLWVMDVAKNAQPINLTTAFDYDVAGGVGGDQAPPRGGGGGGIAWSPDGRSILSTYGKEGSANIGRFDASDGKLADITTGKQAVSGFRLTTDGSKMVYAVSTPTKIGDLYLSEKGGQPKQLTRINEKLFSKLNMTEPEEIWYTSFDGKKVQTWVQRPPDFDPSKKYPLILNIHGGPHAAYGYIFDHEFQWMAAKGYVVVYPNPRGSTTYGQEFGNIIQHNYPGDDHLDLMAAVDEVIKRGYIDEKKLGITGGSGGGVLTNWAVTKTNRFAAAVSQRDISDWAAWWYTADFAQFQPSWFKGAPFEDEGFKKRSAITYVDKIQTPMMFILGEADYRTPPTAGGEELFRALKYRKIPTVMVRFPGEGHELSRSGQPWHRIERLQHIVGWFDKWMLGAAKPEYEIPQVK
- a CDS encoding SCO family protein, with product MRAFIIAIFVAFVFSGCSGTSGPGPASASAKRYPIKGKVVSVDKAAKKAKIDHERVEGYMEPMTMDFPIHADWAWDELTPGAEIKGDLVVDNAAKEPYWIENIGIIAAAKPGQPVPEINENFAQVEKEVPEFTLTNQDGKKFSLKDYRGKALAITFIYSRCPLPDYCIKMSTAFSDLALQLNTDPEFKDKIRLLSISFDPENDSPEKLRSYGIGYLGKGAKPDFTVWQLAVGADAEVRKIADFFGLRYEVDANDKTQINHSLRTAVISPDGKVVKIIPGNEWTPAELLSELKGSLAKPN
- a CDS encoding transglycosylase SLT domain-containing protein, translated to MKRSFARSLLILLCVNLTFSQNIAEAEKKISQAVESRSYDTALTELLNLRTSDVAAFNTKDHDYLLARMAESTGDLALAMSTYRTVADRNSPLKPYALKHLAQIARSTGNLLLERIYLNEIQMFTPESLAAKAAVYRLARNSFEVGNYGETIRILSSSPRDTTKAVDIATDRETKGLLAEAYFRNGQTQQAHDAFAALLDSVPNAAQPDDIALIAVRDLDAIDGGEKGKKAPALAEAEHFRRANVYQFNREFADARLHYEALIANFGTGTNAANAVFQIGRGFAQQANFVEALKWYERVIEQYPQSTAAKDALLQAASAYGRVVRPKEATKRYQLFIDKYPDDERLDRAYLNIVDILRDQGEDTDAIRACEKIRDVFKGKPPEAIALFTEARIYFAREEWQNAVDTLEKLKSFNDLGGATVPGGTSVSEVTFLNGFALEKLNKFPEAIETYLSINDGRGEYYGWRATERLKAMAANETAKPFFSQAIGRASAALASGDAEAKRKNAIAILRLSDNADIRERAVSVLRSTEPPLPKGLDRTEPKAVKGRSLADKFIALGLYDEAVFEIEAAATDRAKLPLEKLLADLVAFERGDRADRVMEFVEPIWRSVPADFPIELMPRRQIEMLYPVPFKEELLKFAPERGVDPRLLLAIMRQESRFRPDAKSNAAARGLMQFISTTSNRVAAELNRGNFQQDELYSPPTAILFGSQYLSTLFRTFPGQADAVVASCNGGEDNMTRWLNRSRSNIPERYVPEVVYSQSKDYVQRVMASYRMYRFLYDEQLRPTGR